One Camelus ferus isolate YT-003-E chromosome 21, BCGSAC_Cfer_1.0, whole genome shotgun sequence genomic region harbors:
- the C21H1orf54 gene encoding uncharacterized protein C1orf54 homolog isoform X2, with protein MPIPSLEYFVCEERHCDEASERRAVLDGDTLRTRPVVTDGLTSQQVGGESLPEKRGCSNLPALEEGGRRGKSGGKRCYFLFYFQGNSAESRMDVLFVAILAVPLILGQEYDDEEGLEEDDYYQVVYYYTVTPNYDDFGANFTVDYSMFESEDMLNRLDKEIMEAAETTISHETDRADHQKPVTVKHVTVESSPDLNDAVSSLQNPVPLLLSWALVQGGMYFM; from the exons ATGCCTATCCCTTCCTTAGAATATTTTGTCTGTGAAGAAAGACATTGTGATGAAGCCTCAGAGAGAAGGGCAGTGTTGGATGGTGACA CTCTGAGGACCAGACCGGTAGTAACTGATGGTCTAACCAGTCAACAAGTGGGCGGGGAATCCCTCCCAGAGAAGCGTGGCTGCAGCAACCTCCCTGCTTTGGAGGAGGGCGGGAGGCGGGGTAAGTCTGGTGGGAAAcgctgttatttccttttttactttcAAGGCAATAGTGCAGAATCCAGAATGGATGTCCTCTTTGTAGCCATCCTTGCTGTGCCACTCATCCTGG GACAAGAATATGACGATGAAGAAGGACTGGAAGAAGATGACTATTACCAGGTGGTCTATTATTACACAGTCACTCCCAACTATG ATGATTTTGGTGCAAATTTCACTGTTGATTACTCTATGTTTGAGTCGGAGGACATGCTG AACAGGTTGGATAAGGAGATAATGGAAGCAGCAGAGACTACCATTAGTCATGAAACAGACCGTGCAGACCATCAGAAGCCTGTAACAGTGAAACATGTGACAGTGGAATCA AGTCCAGATCTGAACGATGCTGTATCCAGTCTGCAGAATCCTGttcccctcctcctgtcctgggCCCTCGTTCAAGGGGGGATGTATTTCATGTAG
- the C21H1orf54 gene encoding uncharacterized protein C1orf54 homolog isoform X1 — translation MPIPSLEYFVCEERHCDEASERRAVLDGDTLRTRPVVTDGLTSQQVGGESLPEKRGCSNLPALEEGGRRGKSGGKRCYFLFYFQGNSAESRMDVLFVAILAVPLILGQEYDDEEGLEEDDYYQVVYYYTVTPNYDDFGANFTVDYSMFESEDMLNRLDKEIMEAAETTISHETDRADHQKPVTVKHVTVESQSPDLNDAVSSLQNPVPLLLSWALVQGGMYFM, via the exons ATGCCTATCCCTTCCTTAGAATATTTTGTCTGTGAAGAAAGACATTGTGATGAAGCCTCAGAGAGAAGGGCAGTGTTGGATGGTGACA CTCTGAGGACCAGACCGGTAGTAACTGATGGTCTAACCAGTCAACAAGTGGGCGGGGAATCCCTCCCAGAGAAGCGTGGCTGCAGCAACCTCCCTGCTTTGGAGGAGGGCGGGAGGCGGGGTAAGTCTGGTGGGAAAcgctgttatttccttttttactttcAAGGCAATAGTGCAGAATCCAGAATGGATGTCCTCTTTGTAGCCATCCTTGCTGTGCCACTCATCCTGG GACAAGAATATGACGATGAAGAAGGACTGGAAGAAGATGACTATTACCAGGTGGTCTATTATTACACAGTCACTCCCAACTATG ATGATTTTGGTGCAAATTTCACTGTTGATTACTCTATGTTTGAGTCGGAGGACATGCTG AACAGGTTGGATAAGGAGATAATGGAAGCAGCAGAGACTACCATTAGTCATGAAACAGACCGTGCAGACCATCAGAAGCCTGTAACAGTGAAACATGTGACAGTGGAATCA CAGAGTCCAGATCTGAACGATGCTGTATCCAGTCTGCAGAATCCTGttcccctcctcctgtcctgggCCCTCGTTCAAGGGGGGATGTATTTCATGTAG
- the C21H1orf54 gene encoding uncharacterized protein C1orf54 homolog isoform X3, with protein MPIPSLEYFVCEERHCDEASERRAVLDGDTLRTRPVVTDGLTSQQVGGESLPEKRGCSNLPALEEGGRRGQEYDDEEGLEEDDYYQVVYYYTVTPNYDDFGANFTVDYSMFESEDMLNRLDKEIMEAAETTISHETDRADHQKPVTVKHVTVESQSPDLNDAVSSLQNPVPLLLSWALVQGGMYFM; from the exons ATGCCTATCCCTTCCTTAGAATATTTTGTCTGTGAAGAAAGACATTGTGATGAAGCCTCAGAGAGAAGGGCAGTGTTGGATGGTGACA CTCTGAGGACCAGACCGGTAGTAACTGATGGTCTAACCAGTCAACAAGTGGGCGGGGAATCCCTCCCAGAGAAGCGTGGCTGCAGCAACCTCCCTGCTTTGGAGGAGGGCGGGAGGCGGG GACAAGAATATGACGATGAAGAAGGACTGGAAGAAGATGACTATTACCAGGTGGTCTATTATTACACAGTCACTCCCAACTATG ATGATTTTGGTGCAAATTTCACTGTTGATTACTCTATGTTTGAGTCGGAGGACATGCTG AACAGGTTGGATAAGGAGATAATGGAAGCAGCAGAGACTACCATTAGTCATGAAACAGACCGTGCAGACCATCAGAAGCCTGTAACAGTGAAACATGTGACAGTGGAATCA CAGAGTCCAGATCTGAACGATGCTGTATCCAGTCTGCAGAATCCTGttcccctcctcctgtcctgggCCCTCGTTCAAGGGGGGATGTATTTCATGTAG
- the APH1A gene encoding gamma-secretase subunit APH-1A → MGAAVFFGCTFVAFGPAFALFLITVAGDPLRVIILVAGAFFWLVSLLLASVVWFILVHVTDRSDARLQYGLLIFGAAVSVLLQEVFRFAYYKLLKKADEGLASLSEDGRSPISIRQMAYVSGLSFGIISGVFSVINILADALGPGVVGIHGDSPYYFLTSAFLTAAIILLHTFWGVVFFDACERRRYWALGLVVGSHLLTSGLTFLNPWYEASLLPIYAVTVSMGLWAFITAGGSFRSIQRSLSCRRQEDSRVMVYSALRIPPED, encoded by the exons ATGGGGGCCGCTGTGTTTTTTGGATGCACTTTCGTCGCTTTCGGCCCAGCCTTTGCGCTTTTCTTGATCACTGTGGCTGGAGACCCGCTTCGCGTCATTATCCTGGTCGCGGG GGCATTTTTCTGGCTCGTCTCCCTGCTCTTGGCCTCTGTGGTCTGGTTCATCTTGGTCCATGTGACCGACCGGTCAGATGCCCGGCTCCAGTATGGCCTCCTGATTTTTGGTGCTGCAGTCTCTGTCCTTCTACAGGAGGTGTTCCGCTTTGCCTACTACAAGCTGCTTAA gaaggCAGATGAGGGGTTAGCATCGCTGAGTGAGGACGGAAGATCACCCATCTCGATCCGCCAGATGGCTTATG tttCTGGTCTTTCCTTCGGTATCATCAGTGGTGTCTTCTCTGTTATCAATATTTTGGCCGATGCACTTGGGCCCGGTGTGGTTGGGATCCATGGAGACTCACCCTATTACTTCTTGACTTCAG cctttCTGACAGCAGCCATTATCCTGCTCCATACCTTTTGGGGAGTTGTGTTCTTTGATGCCTGTGAGAGGAGACGGTACTGGGCTTTGGGCCTGGTGGTTGGGAGTCACCTACTGACATCGGGACTG aCATTCCTGAACCCCTGGTATGAGGCCAGCCTGCTGCCCATCTACGCAGTCACTGTTTCCATGGGGCTCTGGGCCTTCATCACAGCTGGAGGGTCTTTCCGAAGTATCCAGCGCAGTCTCTCGT gCCGACGGCAGGAGGACAGTCGGGTGATGGTGTATTCTGCCCTGCGCATCCCACCCGAGGACTGA
- the CA14 gene encoding LOW QUALITY PROTEIN: carbonic anhydrase 14 (The sequence of the model RefSeq protein was modified relative to this genomic sequence to represent the inferred CDS: deleted 1 base in 1 codon) produces MLLFTLLLEVIWILPANGGQHWTYEGPHGQDHWPASYPECGSNAQSPINIQTDSVTFDPELLVLQPHGYEQPGTEPLDLHNNGHTVQLSLPPTLYLEGLPRKYVAAQLHLHWGQRGSPWGSEHQINGEATAAELHIVHYDSESYDSLSEAAQRPQGLAVLGILIEVGETKNPAYEHILSHLHEIRHKDQKTSVPPFNVRELLPPLLAQFFRYNGSLTTPPCYQSVLWTVFSRRAQISMGQLEKLQETLFSTEEEPSKLLVQNYRAPQPLNQRAVFASFIQVGSLYTTGEMLSLGVGILVGCLCLLLALYFIIRKIRKKRLGNRKSVVFTSARATEA; encoded by the exons ATGTTGCTTTTCACCCTCCTGCTAGAGGTGATTTGGATCCTGCCTGCAAACGGGG GTCAACACTGGACATATGAGG GCCCACATGGTCAAGACCATTGGCCAGCCTCTTACCCTGAGTGTGGAAGCAATGCCCAGTCTCCCATCAATATCCAGACAGACAGTGTGACTTTTGACCCTGAGTTGCTCGTTCTGCAGCCCCATGGATATGAACAGCCTGGCACCGAGCCTTTGGACCTGCACAATAATGGCCACACAG TGCAACTCTCTCTGCCCCCAACTCTGTATCTGGAGGGACTTCCCAGAAAATATGTAGCTGCCCAGCTCCACCTGCACTGGGGTCAGCGAGGATCCCCG TGGGGCTCAGAGCACCAGATCAATGGCGAAGCCACAGCTGCAGAG cttcACATTGTACATTATGATTCCGAGTCCTACGATAGCTTGAGTGAGGCTGCTCAGAGGCCTCAGGGCCTGGCTGTCTTGGGCATCCTGATTGAG GTGGGTGAGACCAAGAATCCAGCTTATGAACACATTCTGAGTCACTTGCATGAAATCAGGCATAAAG ATCAGAAGACCTCAGTGCCGCCGTTCAACGTGAGAGAGCTGCTCCCCCCTCTGCTGGCGCAGTTCTTCCGGTACAATGGCTCTCTCACCACACCCCCCTGCTACCAGAGTGTGCTCTGGACGGTCTTCAGTCGAAGAGCCCAGATCTCGATGGGACAG CTGGAAAAGCTCCAGGAGACTTTGTTCTCCACAGAAGAAGAGCCTTCTAAGCTCCTGGTGCAGAACTACCGAGCCCCCCAGCCTCTCAATCAGCGAGCAGTCTTTGCTTCTTTCATCCAAG TGGGATCCTTGTATACCACAG gtGAAATGCTGAGTCTAGGAGTGGGAATCTTGGTTGGCTGTCTCTGCCTTCTGCTGGCCCTTTATTTCATCATTAGAAAGATTCG GAAGAAGAGACTGGGAAACCGGAAAAGTGTGGTCTTCACCTCAGCACGAGCCACTGAGGCATAG